The DNA segment GCGAAAGTGAAGACTACAATACAGGATGCTGGGGGTAAGACGGTGGCTGAAAGTGTGACCGACGCACGTGGCAGTGATATGGCCCGGGTGGATCTGGATGTGAAAGCTCCTAAGTTGTGGACTGCCGAGACTCCTAATCTGTATACAGCGGTGTTCGAACTGACTGATAAGGATGGCCGTGTGTTGCATCGTGAGCGTAGCAAGTTCGGTTTCAGAACGATAGAGGTTCGTCCGCACGATGGTGTGTACGTGAATGGTGTGAAGGTGATGTTCAAGGGCGTAAACAGGCATAGTTTCAGACCTGAGAGTGGGCGTACTCTGAGTAAGGCCAAGAATATTGAGGATGTAAATCTTATCAAAAGCATGAATATGAATGCTGTGCGATTGAGCCATTATCCTGCTGATCCTGAATTTCTGGAGGCTTGCGACAGTCTCGGATTGTATGTACTTGACGAACTTAGCGGATGGCATTGGGCTCATGAGACTATCGTGGGACAGAAGTTGGTCGAGGAGATGGTGACCCGTGACGTGAATCATCCGTCTATCGTATTTTGGGATAATGGTAACGAGGGTGGCTTCAATTATGAACTGGAGCCTGAATTTGCAAAATGGGATATACAGAAACGTACCGTGATTTACCCTTGGGAAAACCGTAACGGACTGGAGACAAAGCATTACCGCTCGTATGGTGAGACAGAGGAGTATATGCGTGAACCTGAGATATTTATGCCTACAGAGTTTTTGCATGGACTATACGACGGAGGGCATGGTGCCGGGTTGGCTGACTACTGGAAGATGATGCGTAGCAATCCCCGTTGTGCCGGTGGTTTCTTATGGGACTTTGCCGATGAGGGTGTGAAACGTGTGGATATGGGTGGCGTGATAGACAATGTCGGTAATTATGCTGCTGATGGTATCGTTGGCCCGCATCATGAGAAAGAGGGTAGTTATTATACCATAAAGGAGGTTTGGAGTCCGTTGGTTGTAGATTGTCAACAAATGGGTACAGACAGCAAAGGTAATATCACCATCCCTGTAGAAAACAGATATGACTTTTTGAATCTCAATACTTGCAAGTTGTCTTATCGTTATCTCAGTATGCCTAAGATGGGTGATGATAAGATTATTACTATAAAGGAGGATGCTCTGAAGACAATCGATGTGGCTCCCGGTAAGAGTGGTGTTATCACAATACCTGCAGCAGGCGTAGGATATGATGTGTTGCAGATATCTGCAGCAGACAAGTGGGGTAATGAGATATTCACATGGAGCATTCGCAATCAGAAAGGTTGTGCTGATGCTATTTGCATGCAGCAATCAAAGAGTAAGGCTAAATACACTGAAAATAAGGACCTTCTTAATGTGGAGGTTGGCGGCCGCACTTACAGTTTCTCTAAGAGCAACGGCGAAATAAAAGGAGTGAAGATAGGCGATAGAAATATATCGCTTGCAGATGGACCCCGGTTTATTGCTGCACGTAGGGCTGACCGTTCTTTCGACCAGTTCTATAATCATGATGACAAGGAAGCTGAAAGTAAGAAGACACAGTATACGCTTTATAAAGACCAGGGTACATTCGATAAGTTTGATGTTAGCGATAAGGATGGCATGCCGGTGCTAACGGCTAAATATAAGACGGGAAGTCTTGACAGTGTCTGCTGGACGTTTAATGATAAAGGTGATGTGAAGGTATGCGCTGCATACAACTTTGGTGGCGTAGTAGACCTGATGGGAGTGATGTTCGACTATCCTGAGAGTAAGGTGAAAAGTAAGAGTTGGGTAGGGGATGGACCATACCGTGTATGGCAGAACCGCCTGCAGGGGCCGCAATATGGATACTGGCACAACGAATATAATGATCCGATACCGGGTGAGAGTTTTACTTACCCTGAATTCAAGGGTTACTTTGCTGATGTGGATTGGATGCAAATTACAACCACAGAAGGTAAGATAAACATTAAGAATTTGTATCCTGATAAAAATTATATAGGTGTGTATCAACCGCGTGACGGTAGAGACCATATCTTATATACTTTGCCTG comes from the Xylanibacter oryzae DSM 17970 genome and includes:
- a CDS encoding glycoside hydrolase family 2 protein, coding for MKKFTTYIFLLFLTSMAFAQSGVETQRRYLSGHGCDDMVQWDFYCTGGSNAGKWTKIGVPSCWELQGFGTYQYGMKFYGKPHPEGIADEKGIYKYEFNLPANWTGKQVMLVFEAAMTDAEVTINGRKAGTVHQGGFYRFAYDVSDRVFFGNKKNRLEVTVSKESANEQVNMAERRADYWNFGGIIRPVFMVAKPALNISRVAINAGMNGQFVADCYLNRAVEGAKVKTTIQDAGGKTVAESVTDARGSDMARVDLDVKAPKLWTAETPNLYTAVFELTDKDGRVLHRERSKFGFRTIEVRPHDGVYVNGVKVMFKGVNRHSFRPESGRTLSKAKNIEDVNLIKSMNMNAVRLSHYPADPEFLEACDSLGLYVLDELSGWHWAHETIVGQKLVEEMVTRDVNHPSIVFWDNGNEGGFNYELEPEFAKWDIQKRTVIYPWENRNGLETKHYRSYGETEEYMREPEIFMPTEFLHGLYDGGHGAGLADYWKMMRSNPRCAGGFLWDFADEGVKRVDMGGVIDNVGNYAADGIVGPHHEKEGSYYTIKEVWSPLVVDCQQMGTDSKGNITIPVENRYDFLNLNTCKLSYRYLSMPKMGDDKIITIKEDALKTIDVAPGKSGVITIPAAGVGYDVLQISAADKWGNEIFTWSIRNQKGCADAICMQQSKSKAKYTENKDLLNVEVGGRTYSFSKSNGEIKGVKIGDRNISLADGPRFIAARRADRSFDQFYNHDDKEAESKKTQYTLYKDQGTFDKFDVSDKDGMPVLTAKYKTGSLDSVCWTFNDKGDVKVCAAYNFGGVVDLMGVMFDYPESKVKSKSWVGDGPYRVWQNRLQGPQYGYWHNEYNDPIPGESFTYPEFKGYFADVDWMQITTTEGKINIKNLYPDKNYIGVYQPRDGRDHILYTLPESGISVLRVIPAVRNKVNCTDLNGPSAQPYWAGGNYKADFILRFE